The Candidatus Cloacimonadota bacterium region TTATCTCCAATGTGGTTCAGCTGGCGGGACATGTGCATGTGCACGATTTCGCCACCATCGGCGGTGTAACAGCTGTTCATCAGTTTGTACACATTGGAACCCAAGCTTTTGTGGGTGGAGCTTCCGCCGTTAAAAAGGACATTGTGCCCTTCTCCCGCGGACAGGGAAATCCCTATCTTACTGTGGGTTTAAACAGCGTTGGTCTGATGCGCAAAGGCTTCTCCAATGAAGCCATCGCCAGCATCAAAGAGATCTACAACCTCTTTTACCGCAGCAAGCTGAACACCACCCAGGCTTTGGAAAAAGCCGAAAGCATGGATCTGGATGAGTATCAGAAAGTCTTTGTGGACTTTGTGAAGACTGCCGATAGAGGCATTTCGAACTAGTGTCATGTCAGGTTTGGTGTGGCAATCTCCGTATTGCCACAGCGACCGAAGGAAGCTTTTGAATCAATCTCAAGTTTGGCAGTCCAGTAGCAAAACGACATTCATGCCTTGACGAGTCACTAGGCGATATTGCACCATCATATTCCACTTGGCTTATGCCGGTTTTTCTGATAGAAAACATAACTCTGAAGCGTAGAATCTTTAGCGGAACTTGACAAAATACTGCAGGCTAAATACCGTGCCATTTATCTGAACAATTGGAGTCGAAATGGAAATAATGCTTTCCGCCCTTACTCAGTTTCAGCTCTCACAGCTGATTATGATCGTTGTGGGTATTGTATTGATATGGCTGGCAATTAGCAAGAAATACGAGCCGGCATTGCTATTGCCGATAGGCTTTGGAACCATCCTGGCAAACATCCCGATGTCTGCGGCAATCGGAGAGCATGGACCCTTGACAGTTTTGTTTAAAGCGGGTATCGATACAGAGCTTTTTCCTTTGCTTATCTTCATCGCTATCGGAGCAATGATCGATTTTACACCCTTACTCAAGAATCCGTTTATGTTGCTTTTTGGCGCTGCTGCGCAATTTGGTATCTTTGTGACCATCGTGGTGGCGGCGGCATGGGGTTTCGACATCAAGGAAGCTGCTTCTATCGGCATCATCGGAGCTGCGGACGGGCCTACGTCGATATATGTGGCAAACCGCTTTGCTCCCAAGCTCTTGGGACCGATCTCCGTGGCAGCATACTCCTATATGGCTCTGGTTCCCATCATCCAACCCCCGGTTATCCGGGCTCTTACTACCCAGAAAGAGCGGAAGATCCGCATGGATTACCATAGCGGAGATGTGCCTCAAACTCTGAAGATACTATTCCCGATTGCCATCACCATCGTGGCGGGAATCTTTGTCCCCGCATCTTTGGCTTTGATCGGATTTCTGATGTTCGGCAATCTGCTGCGTGAATGCAAGGTATTGGATAGTCTGTCCAAAAGCGCTCAGAATGAACTGGGCAACATCGTTACCATCCTTTTGGGCATCACCATTGCCAGCAAGATGCAGGGAGAGTCTTTCTTGCGTCCGGAAACTCTGCTGATCATTGTATTGGGCTTGGTTGCGTTTATCTTCGATACTGCTGGTGGAGTGCTGTTTGCAAAGTTTTTGAACCTGATTCGCAAGGATAAGGTGAATCCGATGATCGGTGCCTGTGGTATATCAGCGTTTCCGATGAGTGCCCGGGTGATCCATCAGATGGGTCAAAAAGAGGATCCTTTCAACTTTCTGCTGATGCCGGCGGTTAGCGTAAACGTTGGCGGACAGATCAGTTCCGTGATCGCCGGAGGCATCATTCTGTCCCTCCTCGCATAGGAGAAAACTATGAATAGCGAACTTAAGGAACTACTGGAGAAGGCCAGAGAAGCTGCGAAAACTGCTTATGCGCCCTATTCGGGATATAAAGTTGGCAGTGCGGTCAAATGTGCTGATGGCAGTATCTTCTGTGGCTGCAATGTCGAGAATGCTTCCTTTTCACTTACCATCTGTGCCGAACGTACGGCGATCTTTAAAGCGATCAGCGAAGGACATCGAGACTTCAAAGCTATAGCAATCTATGTGGATAGCGACAAAACTTTCCCTCCTTGTGGTGCCTGCCGTCAGGTGATTAGCGAATTCGCCCCGGATATCCCCATACTATATGCAAACTGGAACGAAACCATAGAGAGCACTATGGACAAGCTCTTGCCAGGAGCTTTTCGACTGTGATGAATGAAGCTCTGCTGAGTGGCTGTAGAATATGCCCCAGAGAATGTGGTGTAAATCGCTATAAACACAAGGGCTTTTGTCAGGCTCCAGTAGAACTCAAGATCAATCTGGCTCAGTTGCATTATGGTGAAGAACCGCCAATATCCGGAACTAATGGCAGCGGAACGGTATTTTTCTCTCATTGCAATCTGCGCTGTGTATTCTGTCAGAATTATGTGATAAGCCGGGAAGGGCATGGACATATCATCAGCGAAACAGAGCTGGTGGATGTTTTTTTGGATCTTGAAAAACAAGGTGCACACAACTTGAATCTGGTAACACCCACTCAGTATAGCCCGCAGATTAAGAGCGCATTGGAACTGGCCAAGCAAAAGGGACTAGGGATTCCGGTATTGTGGAATAGCAGTGCTTACGAAAAAGTGGATACCCTGCAAAGCCTGGAGGGCTTGGTGGATATCTATCTGCCGGATTACAAGTATGCTCATGGAATATATGCCGGAAAATACTCTCATGCTGCAGATTATCCGGAGGTGGCATTCACTGCTCTCAAAGAAATGTATCGCCAGGTCGGACATCTTCGTCTGAACGCTAACTCATTGGCAGAGAGTGGAATGATGATCCGATTATTGGTTTTACCTCACGGGCTGGCAGGAACAAAAATGAGTTTGAAAAAGATTTTCTACGAATTTGGCCCAAATATGGCACTTAGCTTAATGGCACAGTATTATCCTGCAGCGGATGCACCTCAGTATCCGGAATTGAGCAGGGGAGTTCTGTCCAACGAGTATCAAGAACTAGTGGAGCTTGCTTCCGAACTCGGTTTCCAGCGAGTGTATGTGCAACAGCTTTCCAGTGATGATCTCTGGACTCCGAAGTTTCAGATAGAGGATAATACAGTGTCACAGACCATAAGCCAAGGAAAACATGGATGAATAAACTATACTGTACGATGCTGATTCTGTTCGCTTACACCCTCATGTGGGGGCTTAGGATACAAGTGCAGGGAGAAAGTACCCGATACAATATCCCTGAAACAGAGATCGATAAAGTACAGTATTTGGCCATCAAAGATCTAAGCTCCATCTTCAGTTGTATCCAAAAGCATGAACGAACCGACCAGCGGCTCTACTTGCACATCTACGGTGAGACCTTCATCTTTCTGGAGGGAACCCGGTATTACAGTTACAAGATCGATACATTCAACATGCAATATCCCCTGAAGCGTATTGGCAAGCATTATTACCTTCCCCGTATCTTCTTTACGGAGCATCTGCCCATACATTTTCCGGGTGAGCATGTATATAAAGACTCCATTTTGCAGATTCATAAGCCCGTGGATCACAGTGTACATGTGATCGTGCTGGATCCCGGTCATGGCGGGAAAGATCCCGGTGCAGTGGGCAAGATTCTGAAGGCACGAGAAAAAGACATCAATCTGAGTGTGGCCATGAAGCTGAAACACATGCTGGAGACAGAACTGGGTGTAAGAGTGATGATGTCGCGTTCGGACGATCGTTTTGTCTCTCTGGGAGATAGAACCAAGTTTGCCAATGAGAACAAGGCTGATCTCTTTGTGAGTATTCATACCAATGCCTCAAAAAGCAGTGCTTCCAAAGGGACTGAGACATATTACCTCTCTACGGCTATGACTAGCGACGCCCGTGCGGTGGAAGCCTTGGAAAACCAAGTTGTTGAGATGTATGAGGGAGGTGCCTCCGCTCGTAGCAAATATGACGACCTGGATTTCATCCTCAGCGACCTTAGCCAGACAGAACACTTGGAAAGCAGTAACGAATTGGCTAGTAGTGTCCAGCAAAACCTGATCGCAGGCACTCAGGCTTATGACCGGGGAGTAAAACAAGCAAACTTTTATGTTCTGAGAGGTGCATTTATGCCCTCTGTCTTAATCGAACTTGGCTTCATATCAAACCCGGATGAAGAACGCTTATTGGTAAATGATGAGTACCAACAGCGTCTGGCCCGGACCATATTTGAGGGAATAAAACGCTTTAAATTCAGATACGACAGGATTCGTAACACATGACTAGTGCAAACAAAAAGAAGTCAATCAAAGAAGAGTTGGATACCGGACTGGATATGAATTTGGATCCGGTAGCAATCGCAAAGAACGCTTTTATTAGCAACATCAGCCACGAGATTCGCACTCCCATGAATGCCATCATGGGTTTTGCTCAGATGCTGAAAAGCACAGAGCTAAATCCTCAGCAGTCTGATTATCTGGATGTAATCCTGGATAGCGGAAAGAAGCTTCTCCTGCTGATTGGAAACCTGCTGGATCTATCTAATCTGCAAATGGGCAAAACCAATTTGCATCCAGTTGATTGTGATCTGGACAAGATGATCGATCGGATTTGGGCTCAATTCCGTCCACTGATAGCGGAGAAGAACCTGAAGCCGATCCTGGATGTTCAACATGATCTCCCTATTGCCATAGTAGATGAGGAAAAACTGGAACGATTGCTATCCTTTATCCTCACAAATGCTATCAAATTCACAGAAACCGGATCAGTAACTCTGCGAATACGGTTGATGGACATGTCCAGCGAATATCCCTGGCTGGATATTGAGGTTGAAGATACTGGTTGTGGGATTGAACCAGATCGGCTTCGATACATCTTTCAGGTTTTTGAGCAGGCTGATAACAGCATCACAAGGTCTTATCCCGGTCTGGGGCTGGGCTTGGGATTGTCCGGCAAGATAGTGGAGCTTCTGGGCGGAGAGATCAGCGCAACATCCACTGTGAACATTGGTAGCTGTTTCCATCTGAAGATACCGGTGGAACTGCATTAATGCCTCTGGCAATCCGATCCATTGAACCGGGTAGTTTAGCGGATGAAGCTGGCTTGCAAGCCGGTGAAATCATTCTGGAGATCAATGGTTTAGCTATCCGCGATTTCCTGGAGCTGGAATTTTATGCTTCGGATTATCATCTGAGTTTTCTGCTGGAAGACACAGCAGGAATCCAGAAAGCAGTAAGTATCTACCGAGAGAACACTCGTCCTTTGGGCATCACCCCTTTTGAATACAAGCACCGTAATTGCAATAACCACTGCATCTTTTGCTTTATCGACCAAATGCCCCCTAAAATGCGCAAGACCCTTTATGTAAAGGATGATGACTACATCTTTTCCTTTGTGTTTGGCAATTACATTACTCTCACAAACTTGAAGGAAGAGGATCTCAAGCGTATTTGTGATCAGCATATCAGCCCCCTGTACGTATCCTTACACAGCACAAACAATGCCTTGCGGCAGAAGATGATCCGTTCTGACAAACCGATGGATGCCATGAAGATACTACGTCGATTGGCACAGTGCGGCATCAGCTTTCACATTCAGTTTGTATGCGTTCCCGGTTATAATGATAAGGATGAACTGCGTAGCAGCATCCGTGACCTGATGGACCCGGATTTGAATATAGAGTCCATCGGAGTAGTCCCGGTAGGGCTTACCAAATACCGGGAGGGCTTGTGTGAGCTAAGTACCTTTGACTCTGCTACAGCAGTAGAGACCCTGGATATAATCGCAGACCTCAGAGCCCAATACGACAGCGGGATCATCTTTGCCGCGGATGAATTCTACTCTTTGGCAAATCGCGAAGTTTCCGAAGATGACTTTTATATGGATTATCCCCAATTGGAGAATGGCATCGGGATGCTTCGCTATACCAGGACAAACTTCAGCAAGCGTAAACGGGCATTCTTGAAGGAATTGCGCCAGAGTGATTCCGCTTATCTCTTTGCGTGTTCTCAAAGCGCTGAAAGATGGATCAGGCAGATCGTGAAAGACCTGGCAAAACGCCTCCCAGATCGCAGTTTGGTGCTTCAGGCGATCCGTAACGATTTCTTCGGAGAGCATGTGACGGTAGCTGGCTTGCTTACTGCACAGGACATCATCCAGCAGATAAATCCCAAACCAAACTCCACGATTGTATTGCCATCCTGCATCTTCAATCATGAGGGATATACTTTGGACGGCAAGACGATAGCGGATCTGCAGCGAGCCCTCGGCAGCAAAATCCTGGTCGTCGATCCCCTTTGGGACAATTGGCAGCGTTATAACTAAAGATTTTGCTTGAATGATTTACGCCATTATTTATCTTGACTTCCATCGATCAATATAGGTTAAAGGAGCTATCGATGCGTACAATACAAGGAAATCTGGTTTCCAAAGGCTATCGCTTTAGCATTGTAGTAAGCAGGTTCAATGAGGCTATCAGCAGTAAACTGCTGGAAGGAGCTCTTGACTGTCTGCGCCGTAGTGAAGTGCGTGAAGATGACATCACGGTGATCTGGGTTCCCGGAGCTTTCGAGATTCCTCTACTGGCTCAAAAAGCCGCCGAAGATCCCCATACAGATGCGGTTATCTGCCTTGGCGCGGTGATTCGTGGTGGTACACCCCATTTTGAGTATGTGTCTTCCGAAGTTAGCAAAGGTGTGGCGCAGGTGGCTTTACACAGCGGTAAACCGGTGATATTCGGAGTTCTAACCACAGACAGCGTGGATCAGGCCATTGAACGTGCCGGCACAAAATCCGGAAACAAAGGCTTTAGCGCGGCGCTGAGTGCAGTGGAGATGGTTAGCTTGTTGAGGGAGATGCAAAATGGGCCAGCGTCGTAAAGCGCGCGAATTTGCCGTTCAGTGCATATACGCACTGGATTTTGCCGATGTTGCAGCCGATTTTCGGGAATATGGCTTTCTGAACGAGTATCCTGAAGTGCTGCGGCAATTGACTTCAGCTGAAAACATCAGCCCCAGCTCGCCCTTATATGCTTTTGCGGATGAATTGGTAAAGAACACTATTATCAACATCGAAGACATCGAAGCTGAAATCGATAAATACACCGAACATTGGTCTCTGGAATCTATCGCACATTTGGATAAAAGCATCCTGCTTGTGGCGGTGTATGAACTGATGTTTACTGATACTCCTGCTCCGGTTATCATCAATGAAAGCATTGAGATAGCCAAGAAGTTCTGTAGTGAACACACCGGTAAGTTCATCAACGGAATCCTGGATGCCATCAACAAAGGGATACCTCATAGTATTCCGGGAAGGCAATTGCCCACCTGATTAAGATGAAGATTAGCTGCAGTATCGGCGTTTTCGCCCACAATGAAGAAGCAAATATCCTGCATTTGCTTAAGGCTCTTCATCAGCAAAAGCTGAATCAGGCAGAGATAAAGGAGATTATCGTAGTCTCCAGCGCCAGCACGGATAAAACCGACGATCTGGTAAGGCAATATGCTTTGAATCACTCTGATGTCACACTATACACACAGCCAAAACGGGAAGGTAAATCCAATGCCATTAATCTGTTCATAGAGCACTCTTCCGAACCGATTCTCGTGGTGATCTCCGGAGATGTGATCCCCGCCGAACACACGATTGAGCTCCTGGTTAGTGCGTTTGACGATCCTGATGTGGGGGCAAGCGGTGGCAGACCGATGCCCATCAATAGCGACCGCAACTTTATTGGTTACTGCGTAAACCTGCTCTGGCGGATGCATCACAGAATGGCGCTGATCTCACCCAAACTTGGTGAAATGATAGCTTTCCGTAGGTTGATGAAAAGTATCCCACGGGAATCTGCGGTTGATGAAGCCAGCATTGAAGCCATCGTGAAGCAGCATGGCCTGCACTTGCGCTATATTCCTCAAGCTGAGATCATCAACAAGGGTCCTGAGACCTTCAGGGATTTTGTAAAACAACGCCGTCGCATTCAAAACGGACATTTATGGCTAATGAAGCATCAGAATTATCAAGTGATATCCCAGGACAAAGCTACCTTGTTTACCATCCTGAAAGAGGAAATGGCGGAAAGACCCACAGAAATACTCAGACTGGCAGGAGCAGTAATTTTGGAAGTGTTTTGCCGTCTCTTGGGTTCTTGGGATTTTTATATCAAAGGCAAAAATCCCTTTGCCTGGGATATCTCAACCAGCACAAAGAAGCTAAAAGCATAAGGGAACGGCATGATATTTATAATGATTCGCATCATCGGATACTGGCTAATGAAGCATCTTGGCTTCCCCCGTATTCTGCCTATGAACTACACTGTGAGCCTGCTTTATTCCTGCAATTCACGTTGCAGCACCTGCAGGATTTGGAAGAAAAAGGCAGATAACCTAAGTCCTGAGGAGTATGCGAAGATTTTCCGCAGTGTGGGCAGAAGCCCATATTGGATTACATTCAGTGGAGGAGAACCCTTCCTGCGTCGGGACATAGTGGAGGTGGTTACCACCATTTACAAAGTCTCCCGGCCCCGCATTATCAACATCCCTACCAATGGTCTTCTGGTGAGTACGATCGTTGAAAAAGTAGAAGCAATTGCCCGGGCTTGCCCCAAAGCTCAGATCATCATAAATGTATCGATCGACGGCATTGAGGCTCAACACGATGATATCCGCAACGTTCCCGGGAATTACAAGAAAGCTATATCGACCTTCAGTAAACTTAAAGGCCTCAATCTGCCAAATCTACAGGTCGGGATTCACACAGTGATATCCCGCTACAATGTGGAGAACTTCTATTCCATCGCCAACGAACTGATGCGTTTGCAACCGGATAGCTATATCACCGAGATTGCCGAAGAACGGGTGGAACTGGATACCATTGGCTTGGACATCACACCCGGCAAAGTTGCATACAAATCTGCTATAGACTACCTGATCCACCGCATCAAAAACGAGAAATACCGTGGTATGAGTAAGATTACCATGGCATTCCGCATCGAATACTACAATTTCGTAAAGGCTATCATGCGGGATGAAAAACAGATTATTCCCTGTTACTCGGGAATAGCTTCGTGTCAGATATCTCCGGATGGCGATGTCTGGAGCTGTTGCGTGAAAGCAAAGTCTCTGGGCAACCTGCGAGAAGCAAAGTACAAATTTCCCAAAGTGTGGTATGGCCAAAAAGCCAGAAAAGACAGGCTCAGCATCCATCGCAAGGAATGCTGGTGTCCCCTGGCAAATGCCTCTTACACAAATATGTTGATGGATATCCCCACATTGCTGCGGGTAAGCTACCGCAGTTTCATTCATTGGTGGAGTTGATATGATAGCCGTGCAAAGCTTGCGGGACAATCCTCCCAATTCTTTCATAGACAAATACTTCAGCCAGGATGGACGTTTCGGGTGGGTTTTGATGATGTGGCATCCTGAAAAAAGCGAGCAACTGGAAGAAATAGGAGCCGACCTCAAGCTAAACGTCCGTAATTCCGAAGTGAACACTATTAGCAGAGTAGAGGTGGAGAAATGGCTGAAAAGCTTCATCGGCGAGCTTCATTGGAAGATGCATGCCCGGTTACGCCGTTTGAACCTTTCCGAAAAAGGGCTCTCCATTTTCTTTGCTGTCATCTTTGACCACGAGATATTTTACGTCCAGTTTGGCAGGCTTTTCTGCGCTATCTCGGATGGCAAGAAACTGCGTGTATGCGGTACGGATTATCGTCATTACCAGATGCAAAGCCTGGAAAAGCTAAATCTGTTGGGTTTTGCCGATAAAGACATACCCATCAAAGTACAGCGTATCTTTGTCGCCGAAAACAATCGCTTTCTAGTACTCAGCGGGAATCTCTGCAACCAAGTATTTGAGAACCACGGCGATCTCGCAAGCTTGAACCACTATGTTGAGTCCTTTGGCGGTTCTGAAAATCCAATGTGGTTGATCATCGAGGGCAAAGCTCATCTCATTAAGCCCAGACGAAGAAAAATGTCCCGCCTGCAGATCAGTACCTGGGTCATTATTATACTCACAACCATTGCCATCATCTATATGCTTTTTGGTAATCGCTTTCTGGATCAGGTCTTGCACCGTACCAGGATTACCATGAAACGCAATGCGGCTTTGAGATTGGGCCAGATCCCAAACAATCTCACCATGGACACACATAACCTGATTAAATATCTGGATCGCATAGTAAACCTGCCCGCTAGAGACATTGAGCTGGACATCCTTTGGACTTCCACTCTGGATTATCAGGTTACCATAGCCCCAGTCTTTAGTGTGGACAACATTTATCTGGCATCCGAAAATAGTCTGATTGCCTTCAATAAAAAAAGCCGCAAACTCGTTTGGAAAAAGTATTTTGATCATAGGATCAGTTCTGCGTTTTTTACTGAACATACCCTTCTGATATGTCTTGAGGGAGATAAAGCCTTTGGCTTCAAGGAAGATGGCAGTCAAAGCTGGCAACAGGATTTAAACAGCCCCGTCACGGATTTTGGTATATTGGAACCAAGCAGCATCAGCCCCGAGGATGATCCCCGCCTGAATCGTTCCATCACTATTGTGCCTTCGTCCCGCCACATCACAGTCGTGGACGCTCAAAGAGGTGAGAACCTTTCCACTATCTCCTTCAAAGAAGATATCCTCAGTCTTTCTGCTTACGACAATTTTGCCGGTTGTTTCTATGCAATAGTAAATGATGGGCTCATCTGCATTAAGCTCAAGATAGCCAATTAGAGGTAAATCAAGATGCATTCTTTTCCCCACCATACAACCGCCAGATTTGCGTTGATTATACTTATTATGGCTATCTCCAGCTATATCCTGGCTGTGGTGGAGAGTCCCATCAAGACAAGCTTTGCCCGTCTGCAGTATGATGGGGGGGGAGATTGGTACAACGATCCTGAAGTGCTGCCAAATCTCACCAGATTTGTAAATAAGCATCTTCACTCCAACATACCCATCGACCAAAACATTGTGAAAGCCGACGATACCAAGCTCTTTGACTATCCTTTTGTGTACCTCACCGGTCACGGAAACATCCGTTTCAGCGATATAGAGATAGCAAACCTGAGAAGCTGGATGCTGCGCGGAGGTTTTCTATATGCTGATGATGATTATGGTATGGACAGCGCATTCCGCCGGGAGATTAAACGCGTCTTTCCCGAACGTGAGCTTATTGAACTGGATGCGAGCCATCCCCTTTTCAATTCCTATTTCGATTTTTCTGGTGGATTACCGAAGATTCACGAACACGATGATAATCCACCGCAAGCTTTTGCCATGTTCGACGATTACGGACGCATGATGATGCTTTACACTTATGAAACCAATATCAGCGATGGCTGGGCGGATCCCGATACTCATGGCGATCCCGATGATTTACGGGAAATAGCACTCAGCTTTGGCTTGAACATAATCCACTACATCATGGTAAAGTGACATGAATATCTGCGTGATCTCAGATCTCCATTTCAAATTCACACCTCCCACTGTTGATGATGTGGAAAACAGCCGTATAGTGCTGGATTTTCTGGATCAAGCCCAGGGTAAATACGATTTATTGGTATTAAACGGAGATGTCTTTGACCTTTGGTACGATTGGAAGTACTGCATCATCAAACAGTATTTTCCGATATTGGTAAAGCTTTACGAACTCTCCTGCTCCGGTTGCCGCATAGTTCAGATTAGCGGAAATCACGATTTTTGGTTTGCCGATTTTCTGCCTGAGTATCTGAATGTGGAATTGGTGGATGAATCATTTTCTTTGGAAAGTGACGGTAAAAAGATCCACATCTGTCATGGTGATACTCATACTGTGAATGATATGCGTTACAAGCTCTTCCGCCGCGTGATCAGATTACCTTTGATGAAGCGGATGTTTGGCTGGCTGCACCCTGATCTTGCCTTGGGATTGGGCAGTAGATTGTCCCGCAGCAGCAGAGCGCGCAAGGATCCCGTCTCCTTGCGGAAACTGAAAAACTTCGGTTTGGAAAGCTACGCAAAAGAGCTGATCCTGCTTAAAAAGGCGGACTATGTGGTGATGGGGCACAGCCACGACCCTCTCTTTAAGGAGATCGATGGCGGATACTACGTAAACAGCGGAGACTGGATCAAACACCACAGTTTTGTGGAGATCATCTCCGGCAAGATAGAACTAAAGCAGTTTAATATGATAAAAGGAGACTAAGCATGACATTTAAGCGAAACTACCTCGCGCTGATCCTGATTCCTGTGATTCTGGTGTTGGGACTCACTATGCTTTATACTCAAAACAGAGATCAAGCAAATGATACCACAAAGGAGACACCTGTGATTGAAACCCCGAAAAACACTCTAAAAGTAAACCTGCAAACATCTTATGGAATGATCGAACTTGAACTGTGGCCGGATATAGCTCCCAAAACGGTTGAAAACTTCGTGAAGCTGGGACGGGAAGGATTCTATACCGGCACATACTTCCACCGCGTGATTCCGGATTTCATGATTCAAGGCGGAGATCCCAATACCAAGGACGATAACCGGATGAACGATGGTCAGGGCGGTCCCGGATACATGTTTGAAGACGAATGTTATGGCGAAGGCGTGGAACTTACCGGCGCCATCACCACTACAGATCAAGCCGAAACGATCTGGACTCAGATT contains the following coding sequences:
- the lpxA gene encoding acyl-ACP--UDP-N-acetylglucosamine O-acyltransferase encodes the protein MSKIHPTTIIKEGATIGANCEIGPYCVIGEHVVIGDDNILQNNVILDGHTTIGKGNKIFSFAVLGTDPQDLKFAGEPSRLRIGDHNTIREFATINRSNQMEEDTVVGSRNLIMEYVHIAHNCQIGNNCIISNVVQLAGHVHVHDFATIGGVTAVHQFVHIGTQAFVGGASAVKKDIVPFSRGQGNPYLTVGLNSVGLMRKGFSNEAIASIKEIYNLFYRSKLNTTQALEKAESMDLDEYQKVFVDFVKTADRGISN
- a CDS encoding sodium ion-translocating decarboxylase subunit beta → MEIMLSALTQFQLSQLIMIVVGIVLIWLAISKKYEPALLLPIGFGTILANIPMSAAIGEHGPLTVLFKAGIDTELFPLLIFIAIGAMIDFTPLLKNPFMLLFGAAAQFGIFVTIVVAAAWGFDIKEAASIGIIGAADGPTSIYVANRFAPKLLGPISVAAYSYMALVPIIQPPVIRALTTQKERKIRMDYHSGDVPQTLKILFPIAITIVAGIFVPASLALIGFLMFGNLLRECKVLDSLSKSAQNELGNIVTILLGITIASKMQGESFLRPETLLIIVLGLVAFIFDTAGGVLFAKFLNLIRKDKVNPMIGACGISAFPMSARVIHQMGQKEDPFNFLLMPAVSVNVGGQISSVIAGGIILSLLA
- a CDS encoding cytidine deaminase, which translates into the protein MNSELKELLEKAREAAKTAYAPYSGYKVGSAVKCADGSIFCGCNVENASFSLTICAERTAIFKAISEGHRDFKAIAIYVDSDKTFPPCGACRQVISEFAPDIPILYANWNETIESTMDKLLPGAFRL
- a CDS encoding radical SAM protein; this encodes MNEALLSGCRICPRECGVNRYKHKGFCQAPVELKINLAQLHYGEEPPISGTNGSGTVFFSHCNLRCVFCQNYVISREGHGHIISETELVDVFLDLEKQGAHNLNLVTPTQYSPQIKSALELAKQKGLGIPVLWNSSAYEKVDTLQSLEGLVDIYLPDYKYAHGIYAGKYSHAADYPEVAFTALKEMYRQVGHLRLNANSLAESGMMIRLLVLPHGLAGTKMSLKKIFYEFGPNMALSLMAQYYPAADAPQYPELSRGVLSNEYQELVELASELGFQRVYVQQLSSDDLWTPKFQIEDNTVSQTISQGKHG
- a CDS encoding N-acetylmuramoyl-L-alanine amidase translates to MNKLYCTMLILFAYTLMWGLRIQVQGESTRYNIPETEIDKVQYLAIKDLSSIFSCIQKHERTDQRLYLHIYGETFIFLEGTRYYSYKIDTFNMQYPLKRIGKHYYLPRIFFTEHLPIHFPGEHVYKDSILQIHKPVDHSVHVIVLDPGHGGKDPGAVGKILKAREKDINLSVAMKLKHMLETELGVRVMMSRSDDRFVSLGDRTKFANENKADLFVSIHTNASKSSASKGTETYYLSTAMTSDARAVEALENQVVEMYEGGASARSKYDDLDFILSDLSQTEHLESSNELASSVQQNLIAGTQAYDRGVKQANFYVLRGAFMPSVLIELGFISNPDEERLLVNDEYQQRLARTIFEGIKRFKFRYDRIRNT
- a CDS encoding ATP-binding protein, with product MTSANKKKSIKEELDTGLDMNLDPVAIAKNAFISNISHEIRTPMNAIMGFAQMLKSTELNPQQSDYLDVILDSGKKLLLLIGNLLDLSNLQMGKTNLHPVDCDLDKMIDRIWAQFRPLIAEKNLKPILDVQHDLPIAIVDEEKLERLLSFILTNAIKFTETGSVTLRIRLMDMSSEYPWLDIEVEDTGCGIEPDRLRYIFQVFEQADNSITRSYPGLGLGLGLSGKIVELLGGEISATSTVNIGSCFHLKIPVELH
- a CDS encoding DUF512 domain-containing protein; its protein translation is MPLAIRSIEPGSLADEAGLQAGEIILEINGLAIRDFLELEFYASDYHLSFLLEDTAGIQKAVSIYRENTRPLGITPFEYKHRNCNNHCIFCFIDQMPPKMRKTLYVKDDDYIFSFVFGNYITLTNLKEEDLKRICDQHISPLYVSLHSTNNALRQKMIRSDKPMDAMKILRRLAQCGISFHIQFVCVPGYNDKDELRSSIRDLMDPDLNIESIGVVPVGLTKYREGLCELSTFDSATAVETLDIIADLRAQYDSGIIFAADEFYSLANREVSEDDFYMDYPQLENGIGMLRYTRTNFSKRKRAFLKELRQSDSAYLFACSQSAERWIRQIVKDLAKRLPDRSLVLQAIRNDFFGEHVTVAGLLTAQDIIQQINPKPNSTIVLPSCIFNHEGYTLDGKTIADLQRALGSKILVVDPLWDNWQRYN
- the ribE gene encoding 6,7-dimethyl-8-ribityllumazine synthase gives rise to the protein MRTIQGNLVSKGYRFSIVVSRFNEAISSKLLEGALDCLRRSEVREDDITVIWVPGAFEIPLLAQKAAEDPHTDAVICLGAVIRGGTPHFEYVSSEVSKGVAQVALHSGKPVIFGVLTTDSVDQAIERAGTKSGNKGFSAALSAVEMVSLLREMQNGPAS
- the nusB gene encoding transcription antitermination factor NusB; protein product: MGQRRKAREFAVQCIYALDFADVAADFREYGFLNEYPEVLRQLTSAENISPSSPLYAFADELVKNTIINIEDIEAEIDKYTEHWSLESIAHLDKSILLVAVYELMFTDTPAPVIINESIEIAKKFCSEHTGKFINGILDAINKGIPHSIPGRQLPT
- a CDS encoding glycosyltransferase family 2 protein, with product MKISCSIGVFAHNEEANILHLLKALHQQKLNQAEIKEIIVVSSASTDKTDDLVRQYALNHSDVTLYTQPKREGKSNAINLFIEHSSEPILVVISGDVIPAEHTIELLVSAFDDPDVGASGGRPMPINSDRNFIGYCVNLLWRMHHRMALISPKLGEMIAFRRLMKSIPRESAVDEASIEAIVKQHGLHLRYIPQAEIINKGPETFRDFVKQRRRIQNGHLWLMKHQNYQVISQDKATLFTILKEEMAERPTEILRLAGAVILEVFCRLLGSWDFYIKGKNPFAWDISTSTKKLKA